One Luteibacter aegosomaticola genomic window carries:
- a CDS encoding cation:proton antiporter, which yields MGHPLLLVQLLVILLVSRAVSWLLRYLGQPAVIGEMIAGLVMGPMVFGALAPDAQAALFPKESLSSLNSLSTLGLVLFMLVVGAELRLPGGLKAQLKTAGWIGGLAVLLPMILGFAAAPLLYDGFAPAGVGFFPFAAFMATAGAITALPVMARILKDRNLTDSLPGRLGIGAAALADALAWLLLAVVVALISAHGDWMPFWRTAIGLVALTVIAFGIIRPLSQRLLDRHAPDGKPDRAVLAFLLIGALAFAAATEWLNLHAVFGAFVFGLSLPRDDRLLKSLIERIEYVAIVALLPVFFVLAGLSTTAHMSGADAGIALLLVLGVAIIGKLVGGTAGARISGLSWRNSFAVGSLMNARGLMELIVMKVGLDAGVIDQRMFTLLLIMAIVTTMMTTPMVLAFTRSRKDATEVSSYGHKLRDQE from the coding sequence ATGGGTCACCCACTGCTACTGGTGCAATTACTGGTCATCCTGCTCGTGTCGCGAGCGGTGTCATGGCTCCTTCGCTACCTTGGGCAGCCGGCGGTGATTGGCGAGATGATCGCAGGCTTGGTGATGGGCCCCATGGTCTTCGGTGCGCTGGCCCCAGATGCGCAAGCTGCGCTGTTCCCCAAAGAGAGCCTGTCCTCGCTTAACAGCCTGAGCACCCTCGGGCTCGTTCTGTTCATGCTCGTCGTCGGCGCCGAGCTGCGTCTGCCTGGTGGACTCAAGGCGCAGCTGAAGACCGCAGGCTGGATCGGTGGGCTCGCTGTACTGCTTCCCATGATTCTCGGGTTTGCTGCCGCTCCGCTGCTCTACGATGGCTTCGCGCCCGCTGGCGTCGGGTTCTTCCCCTTCGCCGCCTTCATGGCCACGGCCGGCGCGATTACCGCCCTTCCCGTGATGGCTCGCATCCTCAAGGATCGAAACCTCACGGATAGCTTGCCGGGACGCCTGGGAATCGGGGCCGCCGCGCTCGCCGATGCGCTCGCCTGGCTCTTGCTGGCCGTCGTGGTTGCCCTCATCAGCGCCCACGGGGATTGGATGCCGTTCTGGCGCACGGCTATTGGCCTCGTTGCGCTGACCGTGATCGCGTTTGGCATCATCCGGCCGCTGAGCCAGCGTCTCCTCGATCGACATGCTCCCGATGGTAAGCCGGATCGCGCGGTACTAGCTTTTCTGTTGATCGGCGCGCTGGCCTTCGCTGCGGCGACCGAGTGGCTGAACCTTCACGCGGTTTTCGGCGCTTTCGTTTTTGGCCTGAGCCTGCCGCGTGACGATCGTCTTCTCAAGTCACTGATCGAGCGTATTGAGTACGTCGCGATCGTGGCCCTGCTTCCCGTCTTCTTCGTCCTCGCAGGGCTAAGCACGACCGCGCATATGTCCGGGGCCGACGCTGGCATTGCGCTATTGCTCGTGTTGGGCGTGGCGATCATCGGCAAGCTGGTCGGTGGTACGGCGGGCGCTCGGATCTCTGGCCTGTCCTGGCGCAACAGCTTTGCCGTGGGCTCCCTGATGAACGCCCGGGGCCTCATGGAACTTATCGTGATGAAGGTGGGACTGGATGCCGGCGTGATCGACCAGCGCATGTTCACACTGCTCCTTATCATGGCCATCGTGACCACCATGATGACGACGCCGATGGTGTTGGCCTTTACGCGCAGCAGGAAAGATGCGACCGAAGTGTCGTCGTATGGGCACAAGCTCCGTGACCAGGAGTAA